From the genome of Populus alba chromosome 10, ASM523922v2, whole genome shotgun sequence, one region includes:
- the LOC118046905 gene encoding E3 ubiquitin-protein ligase At3g02290, with product MVSLCCCFHNDDPGQNVNSSHRGFMYTLFNKYAAVFSNEETPALPAHNRGPPTPSVESNAAVFNITLSETSMIPPGILPFEANPGPSNTAGQTHQDTERAVQGRDCIALEFVPEEGKSNEKNSKAPISVSKEKEEPGYRYIHASIDEEDVCPTCLEEYSVENPRIVTQCNHHYHLSCIYEWMERSQTCPVCGKVMIFEETS from the exons ATGGTTTCTCTTTGCTGTTGCTTTCATAATGATGACCCAGGGCAGAATGTCAACAGTTCCCACAGGGGCTTCATGTACACATTATTCAACAAG TACGCAGCAGTATTCAGCAACGAGGAAACTCCTGCCCTCCCTGCACACAACAGAGGGCCACCAACCCCTTCAGTGGAATCCAATGCAGCGGTATTTAATATTACACTATCCGAAACTAGCATGATTCCTCCAGGAATCTTGCCATTCGAAGCCAATCCCGGACCCTCCAATACCGCAGGCCAAACACACCAAGATACAGAACGAGCAGTGCAAGGTAGAGACTGTATTGCCCTAGAATTTGTGCCCGAAGAAggtaaatcaaatgaaaaaaattcgaAGGCCCCAATTAGCgtctcaaaagaaaaggaagaacctGGATATCGTTACATTCATGCATCCATAGACGAGGAGGATGTTTGTCCCACGTGCCTCGAAG AGTACAGTGTTGAGAATCCAAGGATAGTGACGCAATGTAACCACCATTACCACCTTAGTTGTATATACGAGTGGATGGAGAGAAGCCAAACCTGTCCTGTTTGTGGCAAG GTGATGATATTTGAAGAAACAAGTTGA